Proteins from a single region of Peromyscus eremicus chromosome 9, PerEre_H2_v1, whole genome shotgun sequence:
- the LOC131918952 gene encoding XK-related protein 6-like, translating into MAAKSDGGGVGVGFAQLHNLDEAVGSGEEDGEPGGGGCGGGDGSEPGESSSLHICHCCNTSSCYWGCRSACLRSLLGKKPRRSAAAADGGDQPLQPPGAAGRHPPTPSAGRPQPASPQVERPWLDCLWIVLALLVFFGDVGTDLWLALDYYRKGDYGCFGLTLFFVLVPSLLVQSLSFRWFVQDYTGGGLGAVEGLSSRGPPMMGAGYGHGAARGGPGAGGSATPGAQRLCRLSVWIWQSVIHLLQMGQVWSSKQKA; encoded by the coding sequence ATGGCGGCGAAATCCGATGGCGGTGGCGTGGGGGTGGGCTTCGCCCAGCTGCACAACCTGGACGAGGCGGTGGGCAGCGGCGAGGAGGACGGGGAGCCCGGGGGaggcggctgcggcggcggcgacgGCAGCGAGCCCGGCGAGAGCAGCTCGCTGCACATCTGCCACTGCTGCAACACCTCCTCGTGCTACTGGGGCTGCCGCTCCGCCTGCCTGCGCTCGCTGCTGGGCAAGAAGCCGCGCCgcagcgccgccgccgccgacgGGGGGGACCAGCCTCTGCAGCCGCCCGGGGCCGCCGGCCGCCACCCCCCGACGCCCTCGGCCGGCCGACCGCAGCCCGCGTCGCCGCAGGTGGAGCGGCCGTGGCTCGACTGCCTGTGGATCGTGCTAGCGCTGCTGGTGTTCTTCGGGGACGTGGGTACCGACCTGTGGCTGGCCCTCGACTACTACCGCAAGGGGGACTACGGCTGCTTCGGGCTGACCCTGTTCTTCGTGCTGGTGCCGTCGCTGCTGGTGCAGAGCCTGAGCTTCCGCTGGTTCGTGCAGGACTACACGGGCGGCGGGCTGGGCGCCGTGGAGGGGCTCAGCAGCCGGGGACCCCCAATGATGGGGGCCGGCTACGGCCACGGCGCGGCCCGCGGCGGCCCGGGTGCGGGGGGCTCGGCCACCCCGGGGGCGCAGCGTCTGTGCCGCCTCTCCGTGTGGATCTGGCAGTCGGTCATCCACCTGCTGCAGATGGGGCAGGTGTGGAG